From a single Cyclobacterium marinum DSM 745 genomic region:
- a CDS encoding 6-bladed beta-propeller, translated as MNFIRLITIFISFLTFSVGIICCGTKNEKHYQTKFPAINETLSNNYKALDINISNGYDSINPNEYIGQSFNFSDLINDYEYLPLKLKNDEVLGAIDKILFNDSLIVVLDKYFTKSINIFSRQSGMQLLSLASTGDGPSEFREIYDFDVDFEKQELFIHDGALRKIIKFDFSGQFISEKKVNFRMGNFKILPGERILNYTKHDPNDHLGSEAGFSELLITDANLRVEASAFPFTEEETLNDFYGRNYLDKKGDKVYIQPRFSEFIYEYIDSIQLLNPILKFKMEGRFLPEKETFKPFDEFEEKVSNEKLYFTNGQYFFTNNGWFGYRFAKLGYGIKEMMVFYNKNSKSFLGGDNFNMDINGLILFSFPINTYKDEGVGVIEPDVIKSITDENYIKMLQSNGKYGDKIKNLFREIGNDFDDQVLVFYKFK; from the coding sequence ATGAATTTCATAAGATTAATAACAATCTTTATTTCATTTCTTACCTTCAGTGTTGGAATTATATGCTGTGGCACAAAAAATGAAAAACATTATCAAACTAAATTCCCAGCTATAAATGAGACTTTATCAAATAATTATAAAGCTTTAGATATTAATATATCAAACGGTTATGATTCAATTAATCCAAATGAATATATCGGACAATCTTTTAACTTTTCAGATCTTATAAATGATTATGAGTACCTACCATTAAAACTTAAGAATGACGAAGTATTAGGTGCTATAGATAAAATATTATTCAATGATTCGTTAATAGTTGTTTTAGATAAATATTTTACGAAGAGCATAAATATATTTTCAAGACAAAGTGGTATGCAGCTCCTATCTCTGGCCAGTACAGGAGATGGCCCTAGTGAGTTCAGAGAGATATACGATTTTGATGTAGATTTTGAAAAACAGGAATTATTCATTCATGATGGAGCTTTAAGAAAGATAATAAAGTTCGATTTCTCAGGTCAGTTTATTTCGGAAAAAAAAGTAAATTTCAGAATGGGGAATTTTAAAATCCTTCCAGGGGAAAGAATTTTAAACTATACCAAACATGATCCCAATGATCATTTAGGAAGTGAGGCGGGCTTCAGTGAACTATTAATTACAGACGCTAATCTAAGAGTAGAAGCAAGTGCATTCCCATTTACCGAAGAAGAGACCTTAAATGATTTTTATGGAAGAAATTATTTAGATAAAAAAGGTGATAAAGTATATATTCAACCTCGTTTCTCAGAATTTATATATGAATACATAGATTCAATTCAACTTTTAAATCCAATATTGAAATTTAAAATGGAAGGGAGATTTCTACCGGAAAAAGAAACTTTTAAACCTTTTGATGAATTTGAAGAAAAGGTATCAAATGAAAAGCTTTATTTCACAAATGGACAGTATTTTTTTACAAATAATGGCTGGTTTGGTTACCGATTTGCAAAGCTTGGCTATGGTATAAAAGAAATGATGGTTTTTTATAATAAGAATTCTAAATCTTTTCTTGGAGGAGATAATTTTAATATGGATATTAATGGACTTATACTATTTTCTTTTCCTATAAATACATATAAAGATGAGGGAGTAGGAGTAATTGAACCAGATGTTATTAAGTCTATTACGGATGAAAATTATATAAAAATGTTACAATCTAATGGGAAATATGGAGATAAAATTAAAAATTTGTTCCGAGAAATTGGAAATGATTTTGATGATCAAGTATTGGTATTTTATAAATTTAAATAA
- a CDS encoding SIR2 family protein, with protein MMNKNNNVFLFGAGAMIDWGGPTTQELTERIREEGFKVSNSEQKLTDYIYEQLIKVYDKDDVNFETIINVIEELSVYYSEFKKGKESPSLLRSFINDLEFEKLFDYSIKGGKRKTNYKLQIPKGKDYDSARYAFNNENPKQFYLQHELSCLLTSIVNRISEYAFHYCTFSEIKMDSEISINFKKWISTLEKNNAIRMYSLNYDRIFKVLLNEVSINCFEGFEMNENESYSQEFKCDILRILEDQNSNIFYNLHGSAFWKVDNRNKRINSPEILSANTPQFQGNSNISNIQIERGKPILVSNIITGFQKAQKSMIPPFKQMHFAFDRDCFKTNIIYIIGYSFSDEHINQCIKTALRHRKDLTLEIVDPSFIEKNLDQILNRTIFTYIENCSASPKILGNNKFTYYDNRVIVYTLKFCDYLKMKNNEEEL; from the coding sequence ATGATGAACAAAAACAACAACGTATTCTTATTTGGTGCCGGAGCTATGATTGATTGGGGAGGACCGACAACTCAAGAACTTACCGAAAGAATTAGAGAGGAAGGTTTTAAAGTATCAAATTCAGAACAAAAATTAACAGACTATATTTACGAACAATTAATTAAGGTATATGATAAAGATGACGTAAATTTTGAAACAATTATCAACGTTATTGAAGAATTATCGGTTTATTATTCTGAATTTAAGAAAGGGAAAGAATCTCCCTCACTGTTAAGATCATTTATTAATGATCTTGAATTTGAGAAATTATTTGACTATTCGATAAAAGGTGGAAAAAGAAAGACAAATTACAAACTTCAAATTCCTAAGGGAAAAGACTACGATAGTGCCCGTTACGCTTTTAACAATGAAAACCCGAAACAATTTTATTTACAACATGAATTGTCTTGTCTGCTAACTAGTATAGTAAATAGAATTTCTGAATATGCCTTTCATTATTGCACATTTTCAGAAATTAAGATGGACTCCGAGATTAGTATTAATTTTAAAAAATGGATTTCTACATTAGAAAAAAATAATGCCATAAGAATGTATTCTCTTAATTATGATCGAATTTTTAAAGTCTTACTAAATGAAGTTAGCATAAACTGTTTTGAGGGTTTTGAAATGAATGAAAATGAATCATATAGTCAAGAGTTTAAATGCGATATATTGAGAATTTTAGAGGATCAAAATTCCAATATTTTTTACAACCTTCATGGTTCTGCATTCTGGAAAGTAGACAATAGAAATAAAAGAATAAATTCACCTGAAATACTAAGCGCTAATACGCCGCAATTTCAAGGAAATTCTAATATTTCAAATATCCAAATTGAAAGAGGAAAGCCTATTTTAGTAAGTAATATAATAACAGGTTTTCAAAAAGCACAAAAATCCATGATTCCTCCTTTTAAGCAAATGCATTTTGCTTTTGACAGAGACTGTTTTAAAACAAATATTATTTATATTATTGGCTATTCATTCAGTGACGAACACATTAATCAGTGCATCAAAACTGCCTTGAGACACAGGAAAGACCTAACTTTGGAAATAGTGGATCCAAGTTTTATTGAAAAGAATTTGGATCAAATACTTAACAGAACAATTTTCACCTATATTGAAAATTGTTCTGCTAGTCCAAAAATATTAGGTAATAACAAGTTTACCTATTATGACAATAGAGTTATTGTCTACACTTTGAAATTTTGCGATTATTTAAAAATGAAAAATAATGAAGAGGAATTGTAA
- a CDS encoding addiction module protein — translation MNLKILNNRYFVEKEIIMGAAQIREILHEYIDIADERFINLMYAMIQADMKEENYELSDRHKKILDERITAHKTNPSSGSSWEEVKARIKSQL, via the coding sequence ATGAACCTAAAAATATTAAATAATCGTTATTTTGTGGAAAAGGAAATAATCATGGGAGCTGCACAAATTAGAGAAATACTTCACGAATACATTGATATAGCAGATGAGCGCTTTATTAATTTAATGTATGCTATGATACAGGCAGACATGAAAGAAGAGAATTATGAGCTGAGTGATAGACATAAAAAAATATTAGATGAAAGAATAACAGCACATAAGACTAACCCATCATCAGGATCTAGCTGGGAGGAAGTAAAAGCCCGAATTAAAAGTCAGCTATGA
- a CDS encoding type II toxin-antitoxin system RelE/ParE family toxin, whose protein sequence is MNYSLIVKPEAELDILRSAQWYERKQQDLGLRFLDEVEEKLDLITRNPLHYQVRYNIIRFSLIKHFPYAIHFLVEGKKVIVLAVLGTREDPEKWQ, encoded by the coding sequence ATGAATTATTCTCTTATTGTTAAGCCAGAAGCAGAACTTGACATTTTAAGGTCTGCACAATGGTACGAGAGAAAGCAGCAGGATTTAGGATTACGATTTTTGGATGAAGTGGAAGAAAAGCTGGATTTGATTACTAGGAACCCACTTCATTATCAGGTTAGGTACAACATTATTCGATTTTCTTTGATAAAACATTTTCCGTATGCCATTCATTTTCTTGTAGAAGGTAAGAAAGTGATTGTTTTAGCCGTTTTAGGCACTCGGGAAGATCCTGAGAAATGGCAATAG
- a CDS encoding tetratricopeptide repeat protein, translating to MKFDKSYLVLLFTFLNIFLFAQNTSGKIFETTFRWKPENGKNGCDATINLKLNYYLKNDRPWVNISYTIEKGNTVYFEGKQYARQQLGEEAYNAIRVQYPRFVVDLYDGSNFITSIGFDSKGNMTYGGDWLNIFEGHIHAEHTKRNLPSGERAKEIFLSNAFSIKNMRLTYIDAVNFHLVKMHALGENDRDDKSASATPSTDSDQPVSNNNGYETSQSNSSSYQSSTSAANSHYQNALERQQVYTQNLEAAATQIVNVGLSIANDIQQARIRNVNYKNENIREYLEEIIPLDKECEALYTTDYAAFLVKEKTLRSYENLAIDNLNWLIEKEGDARYKNLKSEIFSNQVNRLRKILAYNTAQLLKNEKELENMVLINEFYYANLNELIDFAGDLSTDLGYHNNNVHGSTGYGLFKFWRNFVDEEKSERARKMLAANETNKFLDPFYEIFFYVRQNYVSDYYDKKAIDLFKAANDQTKKLLLKGVLFGRNYVKDLAWDQLYINDDRLLKLFLENTNEKIYYYEIEFNGTKGKEKMPLYKFLNSKYGFKNSASNALVKDWLKRDKKLTGKNPDDFVEEQLAKEKKAALIENEKIEIQQLISQSQVLSESGDFDKALSLIQKARVDFPNNYDLIITEAHIYNKLNNNDRFLELLKEGEKSANANDVLFFNIGVLEQANENYDEAENYYLKAIEINPENVDAYYNLGIVYSKQATLLKNDINNFIDQPEKYDEIFLEIIEIFRKSISNYKHAVKLQEYDFDTLFEMGFTCTAQANDIGKQANKKLEYPKKFSWLYLKRMEMYNHSLFFFKKAQQLDDTDEDLNKNIIILQKVVDDFNEKRKKKS from the coding sequence ATGAAATTTGATAAGTCTTATTTAGTTTTACTATTTACATTTTTAAATATTTTCCTATTTGCACAAAATACCAGTGGCAAAATTTTTGAAACTACTTTTCGGTGGAAGCCTGAAAATGGGAAAAATGGATGTGATGCAACAATAAACTTAAAGCTCAATTATTATTTAAAAAATGACAGGCCATGGGTCAATATTTCTTATACCATTGAAAAAGGGAATACCGTTTATTTCGAAGGCAAACAATATGCAAGGCAGCAATTAGGAGAAGAGGCCTACAATGCGATTAGGGTGCAATACCCAAGATTTGTGGTTGACCTTTATGACGGCAGTAATTTTATTACATCAATAGGCTTCGATAGTAAAGGAAATATGACTTATGGAGGAGATTGGCTAAACATATTCGAGGGTCATATACATGCAGAACACACCAAGCGAAATCTTCCAAGTGGAGAGAGAGCTAAAGAGATTTTTTTAAGCAATGCATTTTCTATTAAAAATATGCGCCTCACTTATATCGATGCAGTAAATTTCCATTTGGTTAAAATGCATGCTTTGGGTGAAAATGATAGGGATGATAAAAGTGCATCAGCTACTCCAAGTACTGACTCCGACCAACCGGTAAGCAACAATAATGGCTACGAAACTTCTCAATCAAATTCCTCAAGCTACCAAAGTAGCACAAGTGCAGCCAATTCACATTACCAAAACGCCTTAGAAAGACAACAAGTTTATACCCAAAATTTAGAAGCCGCAGCTACTCAAATAGTTAATGTGGGTTTAAGTATTGCCAACGATATTCAACAAGCTAGGATTAGGAATGTAAATTATAAAAATGAAAACATAAGGGAATATCTTGAGGAAATAATCCCTTTAGACAAGGAGTGCGAAGCCTTGTATACAACAGATTATGCAGCCTTTCTTGTAAAGGAAAAAACATTACGAAGTTATGAAAACCTAGCCATTGATAATTTAAACTGGCTTATTGAAAAGGAAGGTGACGCAAGGTATAAAAATTTAAAGTCAGAAATTTTTTCCAACCAAGTAAATAGACTAAGAAAAATATTAGCGTACAATACGGCACAGCTATTAAAAAATGAGAAGGAACTTGAAAATATGGTGCTAATCAATGAGTTTTATTATGCCAATTTAAATGAACTGATTGATTTCGCAGGAGATTTGTCTACAGATTTGGGCTATCATAACAATAATGTTCATGGATCAACAGGATATGGATTGTTTAAATTTTGGAGAAATTTCGTTGACGAAGAGAAGAGTGAAAGAGCTCGAAAAATGTTAGCCGCTAATGAAACGAATAAATTTTTAGATCCTTTTTATGAAATATTTTTTTACGTAAGGCAAAATTATGTCAGCGACTATTATGACAAGAAAGCCATTGATTTATTTAAAGCAGCCAATGATCAAACCAAAAAGTTATTGCTAAAGGGTGTGCTTTTTGGAAGAAACTATGTTAAAGATTTAGCTTGGGATCAATTGTACATAAATGATGACAGACTATTGAAGTTGTTTTTGGAAAATACAAACGAAAAAATATATTATTATGAAATTGAATTTAATGGAACCAAAGGGAAGGAAAAAATGCCTTTGTATAAATTTTTAAATTCAAAATATGGATTTAAAAATTCAGCGTCTAATGCCCTTGTAAAAGATTGGTTAAAAAGAGATAAAAAATTAACCGGAAAAAATCCGGATGATTTTGTTGAAGAACAATTGGCAAAAGAAAAAAAAGCCGCTCTTATTGAAAATGAAAAAATAGAAATTCAGCAATTAATTTCGCAATCTCAAGTTCTGTCTGAAAGCGGGGATTTTGACAAAGCCCTATCGCTTATTCAAAAAGCTAGAGTGGATTTCCCTAACAACTATGATTTAATAATAACTGAAGCACATATTTATAATAAACTCAATAATAATGACCGGTTTTTAGAACTACTCAAAGAAGGGGAAAAATCAGCTAACGCAAACGATGTATTGTTTTTTAATATTGGCGTACTAGAACAAGCCAATGAAAATTATGATGAAGCAGAAAACTACTATTTAAAAGCAATTGAGATTAATCCTGAAAATGTGGATGCTTATTATAATTTAGGAATTGTGTACAGTAAACAAGCAACCTTACTTAAAAATGACATCAATAATTTCATAGATCAACCTGAAAAATATGACGAAATCTTCCTAGAGATAATAGAAATTTTCAGGAAGTCAATTTCAAACTATAAGCATGCAGTAAAGTTACAGGAATACGATTTTGACACATTATTTGAGATGGGATTCACCTGTACTGCACAAGCAAATGATATCGGGAAGCAGGCCAATAAAAAATTAGAATACCCAAAAAAATTCAGCTGGCTTTATTTGAAGAGGATGGAAATGTACAATCATTCATTGTTCTTTTTTAAAAAAGCGCAACAATTGGATGATACAGATGAGGACTTAAATAAAAACATTATAATCCTTCAAAAAGTTGTTGATGATTTTAATGAGAAGCGTAAGAAAAAAAGCTAG
- a CDS encoding PAS domain-containing protein has product MDQSIFDFAPFPMWIYDLVSFRFLAVNKEAIRTYGYSEREFLNMTIKDIRPQEDIPRLERAVKEARTRTELYNEGLYRHRKKDGRIIYVKIKSNHITFNGLKAEIITAIDLTDRYEREQKIEVQKNYLTVISTISQLLLKSNDWLQSLNTCFKTVGETIGIDRIYFFQNNLKDKTTSQRLEWSNENIIPQLDNQDLQNIPFSELPLFMEPLLKKKNFEAIVKDLPQSITKDLLLKQEIKSILVLPLWVNDFFYGFIGFDNCTEEREFSEEEFQLIQVLTSNLGHVIKQLEAFQELSYREARFKSLIENGKDLIAIIDKNGNYSYVGPTSKTVLGVYPYEFIGKNAFEFIHQKDQPRLKHSLARISKIKYITIEPYRFLDANGEWRWIRTELTNHLDTPFINGIVANTHEVTAEVKQRRIERLAASLAKEIGKPGKLSTCFNQAIRQLTALDGIDSSEIWLVSQDAIRLDLISYSFQKEKHSSFYEYGKEFTSFTLGSGLPGYIWKENSSLLWKDLPNKKEFVRHPANFKSAMGFPIEYNTEFIGCILCFSSTQGEKIIDEYNLLKEVIQLIGSVVKQKITEVEYRNFFNITPDPHCIIGFDGYIQKYNKAFQNLLGYEKDKLLSRPIYDFIYKDDKLDSQAKIKSFIIDKSPNHRASYPKHEARFVTSDSQIKWMVWSGTVIQESKIIVAVAKDITDERLVQEKLKVAYKQLKTAQKIAKLGYWFRGLDSDLSVWSEETYRIYGYSPHDFIPTQFNISQTFFPEDQHLIEKDPIGLIKNKNVHSFEHRILTGKGNIKWVHQEIRLLKDKQGQPYGIEGTIQDITESKLYEKELALSNERFRLAMKASNEIIWELDHQTCVITRGDGGKSMSEFNNKEDFNKANSWFSKIIAEERNRVWDSFQKSLTDKNESYWYSEYKILSDKGCFFYFIDRCYIQRDEAGNPIRSIGSALDVTSSREQLDKIKTQNEKLKEIAWLQSHVIRAPLARILGLINLFEVIDDNDEEMTKDQIIEMISTSAHELDEVIKDITKKISAEDIG; this is encoded by the coding sequence ATGGATCAATCCATTTTTGACTTTGCTCCTTTTCCAATGTGGATTTATGATTTGGTATCATTTCGTTTTCTTGCAGTCAATAAGGAAGCCATTCGTACTTATGGTTATAGTGAGAGGGAATTCCTAAATATGACGATTAAGGACATTCGTCCTCAGGAGGATATCCCAAGACTCGAGAGAGCAGTTAAAGAAGCAAGGACACGTACTGAGTTATATAACGAAGGTCTTTATAGACATAGAAAAAAGGATGGTAGAATAATTTACGTAAAGATAAAAAGTAATCATATTACATTTAATGGATTAAAAGCTGAGATAATTACAGCCATTGATCTGACGGACCGATATGAAAGAGAGCAAAAAATTGAGGTTCAAAAGAATTATTTAACAGTGATTAGCACTATAAGCCAATTACTTTTGAAGTCCAATGACTGGCTTCAATCCTTAAATACCTGTTTTAAGACCGTTGGGGAAACCATTGGGATTGATCGTATCTACTTTTTTCAAAATAACCTAAAGGATAAAACCACATCCCAGAGGTTAGAATGGAGCAATGAAAATATCATACCACAGCTAGATAATCAGGACCTTCAAAACATTCCATTTTCTGAGCTTCCTTTATTTATGGAACCTTTACTAAAGAAAAAGAATTTTGAGGCCATAGTTAAAGACCTTCCTCAGTCGATCACGAAAGACCTCCTATTGAAACAGGAAATCAAATCCATTCTTGTTCTTCCATTGTGGGTTAATGATTTTTTTTATGGTTTTATTGGCTTTGATAACTGTACTGAAGAGAGAGAATTTTCAGAAGAAGAGTTTCAATTGATACAGGTGCTTACATCCAACTTGGGGCATGTGATTAAGCAGCTTGAAGCATTTCAAGAGCTTAGTTATAGAGAGGCGAGGTTTAAATCTTTGATTGAAAATGGAAAAGATCTTATTGCGATCATTGATAAAAACGGGAATTATAGTTATGTGGGACCTACCTCAAAAACAGTTTTAGGCGTATATCCTTATGAATTTATTGGTAAAAATGCATTTGAATTTATTCACCAAAAAGATCAACCTCGTCTAAAACACAGTCTGGCTAGAATTTCAAAAATTAAATATATAACCATTGAGCCTTATCGCTTTTTGGATGCTAATGGAGAATGGCGATGGATTCGGACGGAGTTAACAAACCATTTAGATACACCATTTATTAATGGAATTGTAGCCAATACACATGAAGTTACTGCAGAAGTGAAGCAGAGAAGGATTGAAAGGTTGGCAGCTTCCTTAGCCAAAGAAATTGGAAAACCCGGAAAACTCTCAACCTGTTTCAATCAGGCGATACGCCAGTTAACCGCCTTGGACGGTATTGATTCTAGCGAGATTTGGTTGGTCTCTCAAGATGCAATTAGATTAGACTTGATTTCTTATTCTTTTCAAAAAGAAAAACATTCTTCGTTTTACGAATATGGTAAAGAATTCACCTCTTTTACATTAGGTTCAGGGCTTCCGGGCTATATTTGGAAAGAAAATAGCTCTTTATTGTGGAAAGATTTACCAAACAAAAAGGAATTTGTTCGCCACCCCGCTAACTTTAAATCCGCTATGGGATTTCCCATTGAATATAACACTGAGTTTATTGGATGCATCCTTTGTTTTTCCTCTACACAGGGAGAGAAAATTATAGATGAATATAATTTGCTTAAAGAAGTTATTCAACTAATTGGCTCGGTTGTAAAACAAAAAATTACGGAAGTAGAATACCGCAATTTTTTTAATATTACTCCGGACCCTCATTGTATTATTGGTTTTGATGGATACATCCAAAAGTACAATAAAGCCTTTCAAAATTTGTTGGGGTATGAGAAAGATAAGTTACTGTCTAGACCAATTTATGATTTTATTTATAAGGATGATAAACTTGATTCTCAAGCCAAAATTAAATCTTTCATAATTGATAAGTCTCCTAACCATCGTGCATCTTATCCAAAGCATGAAGCCCGTTTCGTGACTTCCGATAGCCAAATTAAATGGATGGTATGGAGTGGTACGGTTATTCAAGAATCAAAAATTATTGTAGCGGTAGCTAAGGATATCACAGATGAAAGATTGGTACAAGAAAAGTTAAAAGTGGCATACAAGCAATTAAAAACCGCACAAAAAATTGCTAAACTTGGCTATTGGTTTAGGGGTCTTGATTCTGATCTTTCTGTTTGGTCTGAAGAAACCTATCGCATTTATGGTTATTCTCCCCATGATTTTATTCCTACCCAATTTAATATATCCCAAACTTTTTTTCCTGAAGACCAGCACTTGATTGAAAAAGATCCGATTGGATTAATAAAGAATAAAAACGTTCACAGTTTTGAACACCGTATATTGACAGGGAAGGGTAATATCAAATGGGTTCATCAGGAAATTCGATTGTTAAAAGATAAACAAGGCCAACCTTACGGAATAGAAGGAACCATACAAGACATTACTGAGAGTAAGCTATATGAAAAAGAATTGGCGCTTAGCAATGAGCGATTTAGGTTGGCCATGAAAGCTAGTAACGAGATTATTTGGGAGCTTGACCACCAAACCTGTGTAATAACAAGAGGTGATGGAGGGAAATCAATGTCTGAATTTAATAATAAGGAAGACTTTAATAAAGCTAACTCGTGGTTTAGTAAAATTATAGCTGAGGAAAGAAATAGGGTTTGGGACTCTTTTCAAAAATCTTTAACTGATAAAAATGAATCCTATTGGTATTCAGAATATAAGATTTTGTCTGATAAGGGTTGTTTTTTTTATTTTATTGATCGTTGTTATATTCAAAGAGATGAAGCTGGTAATCCAATTAGGTCAATAGGATCAGCATTAGATGTTACTTCTTCACGCGAACAATTAGATAAAATTAAAACCCAGAACGAAAAGCTAAAAGAAATAGCTTGGCTTCAATCCCATGTGATTCGGGCTCCTCTTGCAAGAATCTTGGGATTAATTAATCTTTTCGAAGTTATTGATGATAATGATGAGGAAATGACTAAGGATCAAATAATTGAAATGATCTCAACATCTGCTCATGAATTGGATGAGGTGATTAAGGATATAACCAAAAAAATAAGCGCAGAAGATATTGGTTAA
- a CDS encoding sodium/glutamate symporter — MDKFATLEFFNALLLITLFLFIAYVMKEAFLKKLIIPASLIGGVLALLLGPDLLGPIISDISGLSTLPQGLLSEAAVSIWKDFPAYLIVVVFAGLFLGKKIPDFKTILNKSMPNLCFGYTLALGQYIVGLLMSILLLKPIFDIDAVSGALIAIGFQGGHGTVAGLKNTFSAIDFEQGVDLGLGIATIGLVSAIIFGTIMSNVNSKEESHDMKMSENGEQKNNLEKVKKVSFPLQIAIVGLTIILGWLFLKGLSLGEMAIFSQEESKINKFIPLFPVAMLAGLGVQVLAEKAKLTGYISRKHINYITNLSLDLLIVAAIGSLSITALTENLAPLLILGGAGVAYNIAIYFLMGKIFFPQEWRLRALGEFGQSTGTTAIGLILIKRAGNKAEKYTSTFSYKQPLYEPIVGGGIVTGIALPLISNVGVYPFIGGMALLLGVLLLLYFKFYQ; from the coding sequence ATGGATAAATTTGCAACACTTGAGTTTTTTAATGCATTGCTATTGATTACCCTTTTCCTCTTTATTGCCTATGTGATGAAAGAGGCTTTTCTAAAAAAACTGATAATTCCGGCTTCATTAATTGGAGGTGTGTTGGCATTGCTACTGGGACCGGACTTGCTGGGGCCCATTATCTCAGACATTAGTGGCCTAAGCACCCTACCCCAAGGATTATTATCTGAAGCTGCTGTAAGCATTTGGAAGGATTTTCCGGCTTATTTAATTGTAGTGGTTTTTGCCGGTTTATTTCTAGGTAAAAAAATTCCTGACTTCAAGACAATCCTAAATAAAAGCATGCCTAATCTATGTTTTGGCTATACTTTAGCCCTAGGTCAATACATTGTCGGTTTACTTATGTCCATCCTACTGCTTAAGCCAATCTTTGACATTGATGCTGTATCCGGTGCATTGATAGCGATCGGTTTTCAGGGAGGTCATGGTACTGTTGCCGGCTTAAAGAACACCTTCTCCGCCATCGACTTTGAACAGGGAGTTGACTTGGGACTTGGCATTGCCACTATAGGTTTGGTTTCAGCCATTATTTTTGGTACCATAATGTCCAATGTAAATAGCAAGGAAGAGTCTCATGATATGAAAATGTCTGAAAATGGAGAGCAAAAGAACAACTTGGAAAAAGTAAAAAAGGTATCATTTCCATTGCAGATAGCCATAGTGGGGCTCACCATTATTTTGGGGTGGTTATTTCTAAAAGGGCTTTCCCTTGGAGAGATGGCAATATTTTCTCAAGAAGAGTCCAAAATAAATAAATTTATTCCGCTATTCCCGGTTGCCATGCTGGCCGGTCTAGGTGTGCAGGTATTGGCTGAAAAAGCAAAATTAACCGGCTATATCAGCAGAAAACACATCAATTATATCACCAACCTTTCGTTGGACCTGCTTATCGTGGCTGCCATAGGAAGCCTATCCATAACAGCCCTAACAGAAAATTTGGCCCCATTACTAATCCTTGGTGGAGCCGGTGTAGCCTATAATATTGCCATTTATTTTTTGATGGGGAAAATTTTCTTCCCCCAAGAATGGAGATTAAGAGCCTTAGGGGAATTCGGTCAATCTACAGGCACCACAGCCATAGGACTAATTCTGATCAAAAGAGCGGGCAATAAAGCAGAAAAGTACACCTCCACTTTTAGCTATAAACAACCCCTTTATGAACCTATTGTAGGCGGAGGAATTGTCACCGGCATCGCCCTTCCCTTAATCAGTAATGTGGGGGTTTATCCCTTTATCGGAGGTATGGCACTTTTATTAGGGGTTTTATTGCTGCTTTACTTTAAATTCTACCAATAG